From a single Pseudomonadota bacterium genomic region:
- a CDS encoding EAL domain-containing protein, whose product MQSVRPRPSLHLLLTAPFVAIVSVAVAVVAGLLLDAGRRSVDRLSADLWRSVAGEVMHYLDEFLAKPERITQDVAHVISSGLIDPQARESLLSYLAYPMQQDPALYVSGVGRLDGWVTAASRDDRGDRIVAQLTEASSPTRLTTRTLGEDATLGAVERTDSYDLRSRPWFQLGLASDGTAWTDPYRNYATDALLLSAVHPIIERKSGRVEGVVSAAISLQTLSDFLATIEAAQDGAVFVSDGEGRVLASSQALGASLVSATLAALGGSVDGMAEATTRRLDVEGETHLVQVAPFRDGNGLDWRVITSVPEAVYLGPIRASWRLSVALALGAVLTALLAGTLVSRRVVGPLARLSEAARQVASGAIASQDIDLGDPGRAGSHEVAQLHLALEQMTARLRDTFSQFEHLNAALANSEHQLRETLEMLPVGAMLHDADSRLVFVNAAASELLGLPPMDSGRPWAEADLADHAKEVLQRVEGATIGPALAGEPAHVDCIELERDGEDLAVELWSSPIYGDEGHVIFAVSALQDVGDRRRAEARLIHHATHDSLTGLANRSQLITRANLAISRLRRTPERRFAVLFLDLDGFKVINDSLGHLIGDEVLIEVARRLSVLSRETDLAARLGGDEFVLLLEDLPTREQALQVADRVFTALNNPVTAGGQEVRVGTSIGLVHGDELYEEASEMLRDADIALYQAKGDGRGRYAEFDASMRDRAMRRQRLEEDLRDALRSENLTLHFQPIVDLNNGSVTSFEALCRWQHPTLGSISPMEFVTLAEETGLIVALDRWVIRSACRTIAHWRHQHPDVSFPRVAVNLSNHDVSRSDLVTYIDESLRAFRLPPTALGVELTESGLVKDIEHTRDTLLRLRERGITISIDDFGTGYSSLSYLYRLPVDALKIDRSLVSGVAPGATNHKIVSSVVALSNELGIDAIAEGIEEEAELTLLRDMGCERAQGYYFARPVPASAVPALLTGEGSARADAMITSDG is encoded by the coding sequence ATGCAATCCGTCCGCCCACGCCCGTCTCTCCATCTCCTGCTCACCGCCCCTTTCGTCGCCATCGTCAGCGTGGCGGTGGCGGTGGTCGCTGGTCTATTGCTGGACGCGGGAAGACGCTCAGTAGATCGCTTGAGCGCCGACCTGTGGCGCAGCGTCGCCGGCGAGGTCATGCACTATCTGGATGAGTTCCTAGCCAAACCCGAGCGAATCACTCAAGACGTGGCCCACGTCATCTCCAGCGGATTGATCGATCCGCAGGCCCGCGAGTCGCTCCTAAGCTACCTGGCCTACCCCATGCAGCAAGACCCGGCGCTCTACGTGTCCGGTGTCGGACGACTCGATGGATGGGTCACGGCAGCGAGCCGTGACGACCGCGGCGACCGCATCGTCGCCCAGCTGACCGAGGCCTCCTCGCCCACTCGACTCACCACGCGCACCCTCGGCGAGGACGCGACCCTCGGCGCGGTGGAGCGCACCGACTCCTACGATCTGCGCTCGCGTCCTTGGTTTCAGCTTGGACTTGCCAGCGACGGCACCGCTTGGACCGATCCCTACCGCAACTACGCCACGGATGCTCTGCTGCTGAGCGCCGTCCACCCGATCATCGAACGGAAGTCAGGCCGCGTCGAGGGCGTCGTCAGTGCCGCGATCTCCCTCCAGACCCTGTCCGACTTTCTCGCCACGATCGAGGCGGCCCAGGATGGCGCGGTGTTTGTGAGCGATGGCGAAGGCCGCGTTCTCGCGAGCTCGCAGGCGCTAGGCGCATCGCTCGTCTCGGCAACCCTCGCCGCGTTGGGCGGCAGCGTCGACGGCATGGCCGAAGCGACCACCCGACGCCTGGACGTCGAGGGAGAAACCCACCTCGTTCAAGTCGCCCCGTTTCGCGACGGCAACGGCCTCGACTGGCGTGTGATCACCAGCGTGCCGGAGGCAGTCTACCTCGGCCCGATTCGCGCCAGCTGGCGCCTCTCGGTCGCCCTCGCGTTGGGCGCGGTACTCACGGCCCTGCTCGCGGGCACCCTGGTATCTCGGCGCGTGGTCGGCCCCCTCGCGCGCCTGAGCGAAGCGGCACGTCAGGTCGCCTCCGGTGCGATCGCCAGCCAGGACATCGACCTAGGCGACCCAGGCCGCGCCGGCAGCCACGAAGTCGCCCAGCTGCACCTTGCCCTGGAGCAGATGACCGCACGCCTGCGCGATACCTTCTCCCAGTTCGAACACCTGAACGCCGCCCTCGCCAACTCAGAGCATCAGCTGCGCGAGACCTTGGAGATGTTGCCCGTTGGCGCGATGCTGCACGATGCGGACAGCCGCCTCGTCTTCGTCAATGCCGCCGCCTCGGAGCTGCTGGGCCTGCCGCCAATGGACAGCGGCCGCCCCTGGGCCGAGGCTGACCTTGCAGACCACGCGAAAGAGGTGCTACAGAGAGTAGAAGGCGCCACCATCGGCCCCGCCCTTGCCGGCGAGCCCGCGCACGTTGATTGCATCGAGCTAGAGCGCGACGGCGAAGACTTGGCCGTGGAGCTTTGGAGCTCGCCGATCTACGGCGACGAAGGCCACGTAATCTTCGCAGTCTCCGCCCTGCAGGATGTGGGCGATCGGCGCCGCGCCGAGGCTCGCCTCATCCACCACGCCACCCACGACTCACTTACGGGCCTCGCTAACCGCAGCCAACTGATCACTCGCGCCAACCTGGCCATCTCGCGCTTGCGCAGAACCCCCGAGCGACGCTTCGCTGTGCTGTTCCTCGACCTCGACGGCTTCAAGGTCATCAACGACAGCCTAGGGCACCTTATCGGTGATGAGGTATTGATCGAGGTCGCCAGGCGCCTGTCTGTTCTGTCCCGCGAGACGGACCTCGCCGCCCGCCTCGGTGGCGATGAATTCGTGCTGCTGCTCGAGGATTTGCCCACTCGCGAGCAAGCACTGCAGGTGGCGGACCGCGTATTTACGGCGCTCAACAACCCCGTGACCGCCGGTGGGCAAGAGGTGCGCGTCGGCACGAGCATCGGCCTCGTACACGGCGACGAGCTGTACGAGGAAGCCTCGGAGATGCTGCGCGATGCCGATATCGCCCTCTACCAGGCCAAGGGCGATGGTCGGGGACGCTACGCGGAGTTCGATGCCAGCATGCGCGACCGCGCCATGCGTCGCCAGCGACTGGAGGAGGACCTGCGCGATGCGCTGCGCAGCGAGAATCTCACCCTTCACTTCCAGCCGATCGTCGACCTCAACAACGGGTCCGTCACCAGCTTCGAGGCCCTATGCCGGTGGCAGCACCCCACCCTCGGCTCCATCAGCCCGATGGAGTTCGTGACGCTGGCGGAGGAGACCGGACTGATCGTGGCCCTCGACCGGTGGGTGATCCGAAGCGCCTGCCGCACCATCGCCCACTGGCGTCACCAACACCCCGATGTGAGCTTCCCGCGGGTTGCGGTGAACCTCTCCAATCACGATGTATCGCGCAGCGACCTCGTGACCTACATCGACGAATCCCTCCGGGCCTTCCGGCTTCCCCCCACGGCCCTTGGCGTCGAGTTAACCGAGAGCGGCTTGGTCAAAGACATCGAGCACACCCGTGACACGCTCCTGCGCTTGCGCGAGCGCGGGATCACGATTTCCATCGATGACTTCGGCACGGGGTACTCGTCCTTGAGTTACCTCTACCGCCTACCGGTGGATGCCCTGAAGATCGATCGCTCCCTGGTGAGCGGCGTCGCTCCGGGGGCGACCAACCACAAGATTGTCAGCTCCGTCGTCGCCCTTAGTAACGAGCTTGGCATCGACGCGATCGCCGAGGGGATCGAAGAGGAGGCCGAGCTCACGCTCCTGCGCGACATGGGATGCGAGCGCGCCCAGGGCTACTACTTTGCCCGCCCCGTGCCCGCAAGCGCCGTCCCTGCTCTGCTGACTGGCGAGGGCAGCGCCCGCGCCGACGCCATGATCACCTCCGATGGATAA
- a CDS encoding aldehyde dehydrogenase: protein MDIADDNWRTAADALSIEARAFIDGDYRPSMSGEIRMLTRPADGTPLADVAECSIQDVDQAVKVARKTFESGVWSRKAPGDRKAIMVRWSELMQAHASELALLETLDAGKPIGDTTGDDVPSAIRTIRWSGEVIDKLYDEISPSPASTLALVQRLPLGVVAAVVPFNFPISTTAWKLGPALATGNSVIVKPSENTPLTAIRIAGLAAEAGLPPGVLQVLPGDGPTIGGHLARHPDVDGVTFTGSTAVGKRIMQDAAQSNLKRVFLELGGKSPNIVFGDANLDKAAAGAALAVFYNGGQTCTAGTRLFVENSAHDAFVEKVLAHCQDWHPGDPLDPDTTMGPLISEKQFETVSSYVSVGRQEGASLVAGGNQTHLDSGGYYHEPTVFTGVRNDMRIAREEIFGPVLSVIGFDSADEAIALANDSIYGLAGAVWTQNINTAHKVANALRVGTMTVNNYFGGDITVPFGGFKQSGNGRDKSIHAFDDYTELKTTWFEFDD, encoded by the coding sequence ATGGATATAGCAGACGACAACTGGCGCACCGCTGCGGACGCGCTTTCCATCGAGGCTCGCGCCTTCATCGACGGCGATTATCGCCCATCGATGTCCGGGGAGATCCGCATGCTGACTCGGCCGGCCGACGGCACTCCGCTGGCGGATGTGGCCGAATGCTCGATCCAGGATGTCGATCAAGCGGTCAAGGTCGCGCGCAAGACCTTCGAAAGCGGCGTGTGGTCGCGCAAAGCGCCAGGGGATCGCAAGGCCATCATGGTGCGCTGGTCAGAGCTCATGCAGGCGCATGCTAGCGAACTCGCGTTGCTTGAGACTCTCGACGCGGGCAAGCCGATCGGTGACACCACGGGCGATGATGTTCCCTCGGCGATTCGCACGATTCGCTGGAGCGGCGAAGTCATCGACAAGCTGTACGATGAGATCTCCCCCTCTCCAGCTAGCACCCTGGCTCTGGTGCAACGCTTACCGCTCGGCGTGGTGGCGGCGGTAGTGCCCTTCAACTTCCCCATCTCCACCACCGCGTGGAAGCTAGGGCCGGCCCTCGCCACGGGCAACTCGGTGATCGTCAAACCGTCGGAGAATACGCCGCTCACGGCCATTCGCATCGCGGGTCTCGCGGCCGAAGCGGGGCTGCCGCCGGGGGTGTTGCAGGTACTGCCCGGCGACGGCCCGACCATCGGCGGCCATCTCGCGCGCCATCCGGATGTGGACGGGGTGACCTTCACGGGCTCGACCGCGGTCGGCAAGCGCATCATGCAGGACGCCGCGCAGTCGAACTTGAAGCGCGTGTTCCTCGAGCTCGGCGGTAAGAGTCCGAACATCGTGTTTGGCGACGCTAACCTCGACAAGGCCGCCGCTGGCGCGGCCCTGGCCGTGTTCTACAACGGCGGCCAGACCTGCACGGCAGGCACGCGACTGTTTGTAGAGAACTCCGCCCACGACGCCTTTGTCGAGAAGGTGCTCGCGCACTGTCAGGACTGGCATCCGGGAGATCCCCTCGATCCCGATACAACGATGGGACCGCTCATTAGCGAGAAGCAGTTTGAGACCGTATCCAGCTACGTCTCCGTCGGCCGGCAAGAGGGCGCGTCGCTTGTGGCAGGAGGCAACCAGACCCACCTCGACTCCGGCGGCTATTACCATGAGCCGACGGTCTTCACCGGGGTGCGCAACGACATGCGTATCGCCCGCGAGGAGATCTTCGGGCCGGTCCTGTCTGTGATCGGCTTTGACTCGGCCGACGAGGCTATCGCCTTGGCTAACGATTCCATCTACGGGCTCGCGGGTGCGGTGTGGACCCAGAACATCAACACCGCACACAAAGTGGCGAATGCTCTGCGCGTGGGCACCATGACCGTGAACAACTACTTCGGCGGTGACATCACGGTGCCCTTCGGTGGCTTCAAACAGAGTGGCAACGGACGCGATAAGTCTATCCATGCCTTCGACGACTACACGGAGTTGAAGACGACCTGGTTCGAGTTCGACGACTAG
- a CDS encoding diguanylate cyclase — protein sequence MDKGESPREGTGDIAASSEARLIQRRIIRSYTLALLLIAAAATGTFFTAQAMICEQSDSAGLINISGRQRMLSQRISLQVIQLIQAESHGAKRKIRAGVEQDLEVFSTSHLAILDASGGRSEMSRPLRALYFEGDYPVDDAVRTFAADVRDLLAAAPDAARSRSASRLAETAKGPLLGGLNEVVLQYQREAEHRIDVLDRVETIIYAITLLGLVVEVLVIFRPLVREIGRRTLELEDVTFKASHDDLTGLPNRRYFYEQATAALARSRRKEQHTGLLHIDLDGFKAVNDELGHSAGDDVLRHVTTLLNNVGRRGDFAARLGGDEFVVLVADAKAPKDLEAMAARLVAEMAKPINVQGTQVRIGASVGLAMVPPGARSVDAVLYESDQALYKAKADGKATWKWFANPEPAN from the coding sequence ATGGATAAGGGCGAATCCCCTCGAGAGGGCACGGGAGACATCGCGGCGAGCAGCGAAGCTCGCCTCATCCAGCGGCGTATCATTCGCAGCTACACCCTCGCCCTCCTGCTAATCGCTGCCGCAGCCACCGGTACGTTCTTCACGGCGCAAGCGATGATCTGCGAACAGAGCGACAGCGCCGGTCTGATCAACATCAGCGGCCGCCAGCGCATGCTTTCCCAGCGCATCTCCCTGCAAGTCATCCAGCTGATACAGGCCGAAAGCCACGGCGCGAAGCGTAAGATACGCGCAGGAGTCGAGCAGGACTTGGAGGTCTTTAGCACCTCACACCTGGCGATCCTCGACGCCAGCGGGGGCCGCTCCGAGATGTCTCGGCCCCTGCGAGCACTCTACTTCGAGGGCGATTACCCGGTGGACGACGCCGTGCGCACCTTCGCCGCAGACGTGCGTGACTTGCTCGCCGCAGCGCCCGACGCCGCGCGATCCCGAAGCGCCTCTCGCCTTGCCGAGACAGCCAAAGGCCCCCTGCTGGGCGGACTCAACGAGGTCGTTCTCCAGTACCAGCGTGAAGCTGAGCACCGCATCGATGTACTGGACCGGGTTGAGACCATCATCTACGCCATTACGCTTCTCGGCCTGGTGGTTGAGGTGCTGGTGATCTTCCGTCCACTAGTGCGAGAGATCGGTAGGCGGACACTCGAGCTTGAGGACGTCACCTTTAAGGCAAGTCACGATGATCTCACGGGCTTGCCCAACCGCCGCTACTTCTACGAGCAGGCCACGGCCGCCCTCGCCCGAAGCAGGCGCAAAGAACAGCACACTGGGCTCTTACACATCGACCTCGACGGCTTTAAGGCAGTCAACGACGAACTCGGCCATAGCGCCGGAGACGATGTGCTGCGTCATGTCACCACGCTGCTGAACAACGTGGGACGGCGCGGCGACTTTGCCGCGCGCCTCGGCGGAGACGAGTTCGTCGTTCTGGTAGCCGATGCGAAGGCTCCGAAAGATCTAGAAGCCATGGCAGCCCGACTCGTGGCGGAGATGGCCAAGCCGATCAACGTGCAGGGCACGCAAGTACGTATCGGCGCTAGCGTCGGGCTCGCGATGGTGCCGCCGGGGGCACGCTCCGTCGACGCCGTGCTGTACGAAAGCGACCAAGCGCTCTACAAGGCCAAGGCGGACGGCAAGGCCACTTGGAAGTGGTTCGCTAATCCAGAGCCAGCTAACTAG
- a CDS encoding NAD(P)-binding protein: protein MKRQVTRRDFLNGIAVGVGASMVPEGLARAMDPHLAFSEDYPPAKVGLRGSHEGSYEVAHSLRDGGALPPAEDTGELYDLAVVGGGISGLSAAYFYRQAAGSGSKILVLDNHDDFGGHAKRNEFTVGDKQLIGYGGTMLIEAPGGYPAVAKRLLRELGIDTDRFKQAYHHDLFDDLGLASATFFNRERFGRDHLAVGSLADAKVVAGAPLSDGAKAQLVRLFANERHYLDEELGRDAQLAYLTEVSYETYLRERAQIGAEALAAIKDISRGVWAIGIDAFPARAAMVSGYPGFGELDLGLYSDSAEAEEDPHPYIYHFPDGNATIARMLVREMIPKVAPGRTMDDIVLAKFNYGALDRAANKVRIRLNSTVVRVRHIDDDLDNAVRVTYVVGGKARTVTARQVVLACYHGIVPRLCPQMPNPQRELLGQAVRAPLVYTNVVVRNWQSIANLGFHRALCSGSFFHNVMLDWPVSIGGYDYPVSPEEPMVLHLNHVPGEAGLSAREQFRAGQRSLLSTPFGTFEDHVRDQLTRMLAPGGFQADRDIAAITVNRWPHGYAYAHDPKTDRIAFEPDLWSPEERYWERNRDAFGNIAIAASDAASNAMSEAAIEQAYRAVSDLTS from the coding sequence GTGAAGCGTCAGGTAACGCGCCGTGATTTTCTGAACGGGATCGCCGTAGGCGTCGGCGCCTCCATGGTGCCGGAAGGTCTCGCGAGAGCGATGGACCCGCACCTTGCCTTTTCAGAAGACTACCCGCCTGCGAAGGTGGGGCTGCGCGGCTCCCATGAAGGCTCCTACGAGGTGGCCCACTCGCTGCGCGATGGCGGAGCCCTACCGCCGGCAGAGGATACGGGTGAGCTCTACGATCTGGCCGTGGTCGGGGGTGGGATAAGTGGCCTATCCGCCGCCTACTTCTACCGCCAGGCGGCGGGCAGCGGATCGAAGATCCTGGTACTGGATAATCACGATGACTTCGGGGGCCACGCGAAGCGCAACGAATTCACGGTCGGTGATAAGCAGCTGATCGGCTACGGTGGCACCATGCTCATCGAGGCGCCCGGGGGCTACCCGGCGGTTGCTAAGCGCCTCCTGCGCGAGCTGGGCATCGACACGGATCGCTTCAAGCAGGCATATCATCACGATCTCTTCGATGACCTCGGCCTGGCCTCCGCCACGTTCTTCAATCGCGAGCGTTTCGGCCGTGATCACCTCGCGGTGGGATCGCTCGCGGATGCGAAGGTGGTGGCAGGGGCGCCTTTGAGCGACGGAGCCAAGGCGCAGCTTGTACGCCTGTTCGCCAATGAGCGTCACTACCTCGACGAGGAGTTGGGCCGCGACGCCCAGCTTGCCTACCTGACGGAAGTCAGCTACGAGACTTACCTCAGGGAGCGCGCCCAGATCGGTGCTGAGGCCCTCGCCGCGATCAAGGACATCAGCCGCGGCGTGTGGGCGATCGGCATCGATGCGTTTCCGGCGCGGGCCGCGATGGTGAGCGGATACCCAGGATTCGGCGAACTGGACCTCGGCCTCTACTCGGATTCAGCCGAGGCGGAGGAAGACCCTCATCCCTACATCTATCACTTCCCCGACGGCAACGCGACGATCGCCCGCATGCTCGTGCGCGAGATGATTCCTAAGGTTGCACCGGGGCGCACGATGGATGACATCGTCCTTGCGAAGTTTAACTACGGCGCCCTCGATCGGGCCGCCAACAAGGTGCGTATTCGCTTGAACAGCACGGTCGTGCGCGTCCGACACATCGATGACGATCTCGACAATGCCGTGCGCGTTACCTATGTGGTCGGTGGCAAGGCGCGCACGGTAACGGCGCGCCAAGTAGTGCTCGCCTGCTATCACGGCATCGTGCCACGCCTGTGCCCGCAGATGCCCAATCCCCAGCGCGAGCTCCTCGGTCAAGCGGTCCGAGCGCCCTTGGTGTACACGAACGTGGTGGTGCGCAACTGGCAGTCCATCGCCAATCTCGGCTTTCACCGCGCCCTGTGCTCGGGCAGCTTCTTCCACAATGTGATGTTGGACTGGCCCGTCTCGATCGGCGGCTACGACTACCCCGTCAGCCCCGAAGAGCCCATGGTATTGCACCTCAATCACGTGCCCGGGGAGGCTGGGCTCAGCGCAAGGGAGCAGTTTCGCGCCGGCCAGCGCTCCCTCCTGTCGACACCCTTCGGCACCTTCGAAGATCACGTGCGCGATCAGCTGACGCGCATGCTCGCTCCAGGGGGCTTCCAGGCTGACCGTGACATCGCCGCTATCACCGTGAACCGCTGGCCCCACGGCTACGCCTACGCTCACGACCCGAAGACCGATCGCATTGCCTTCGAGCCGGACCTGTGGTCGCCGGAGGAGCGTTACTGGGAGCGCAATCGCGATGCCTTTGGCAACATCGCCATCGCGGCTAGCGACGCGGCCTCCAACGCGATGTCGGAAGCGGCAATCGAGCAGGCCTACCGAGCCGTCAGTGACCTGACGAGCTAG